Proteins encoded within one genomic window of Halobacteroides halobius DSM 5150:
- a CDS encoding ECF transporter S component — protein sequence MNQNIRQIVLGGLLITLVTIGTMVIKVPMPATNGYIHIGDSMIYLVAILFGPKLGFIAAGVGSALADLFSGYTHWAIPTFVIKGIEGLIIGTIAMRNYTETSIRLRDIIATTIGGTWMVIGYFIAGTIMRGSWAAALGGIPGNLTQAIGGMVIAFPIIFALLRANVLEIVTD from the coding sequence ATGAATCAAAATATAAGACAAATAGTTTTAGGAGGTTTATTAATTACATTAGTAACTATAGGAACGATGGTAATTAAAGTACCAATGCCAGCTACAAACGGTTATATTCACATTGGTGATAGTATGATCTACTTAGTTGCTATTTTATTTGGTCCTAAATTAGGATTTATAGCAGCTGGAGTAGGTTCTGCATTGGCTGATTTATTTAGTGGTTATACTCATTGGGCTATACCTACTTTTGTTATTAAAGGTATTGAAGGACTTATTATTGGTACTATTGCTATGCGTAATTATACAGAAACTTCTATCAGGTTAAGAGATATAATAGCTACTACAATTGGAGGAACATGGATGGTGATTGGTTATTTTATTGCAGGAACTATTATGAGAGGTAGTTGGGCTGCTGCATTAGGTGGTATACCAGGAAATTTAACTCAGGCAATTGGTGGGATGGTAATTGCTTTTCCAATAATTTTTGCTTTATTAAGAGCTAATGTATTAGAAATAGTAACTGATTAA
- a CDS encoding DUF1657 domain-containing protein, protein MTVGKQLHQTLTSLEGAKNNLEKFALSTNDKQAQKMYNQAAQQVKGVSDQLQGRVNYVEQEEPAYKQGAGATNKAGGANQGATNKAGGANQGATNQVGGVTASGTKQGATNKAGGANQGATNQVGGVTASGTKQGATTTNKAGTTGTANKAAKATITNKTTNSVTKNKKKNKKNK, encoded by the coding sequence ATGACAGTTGGTAAACAATTACACCAAACTCTAACTAGTTTAGAAGGCGCTAAAAATAATTTAGAGAAGTTTGCTTTAAGCACTAATGATAAGCAGGCTCAAAAAATGTATAATCAAGCTGCCCAACAAGTTAAAGGTGTATCTGACCAATTACAAGGTAGAGTTAATTATGTTGAGCAAGAAGAACCTGCGTATAAACAAGGAGCAGGCGCTACTAATAAAGCCGGTGGAGCTAATCAAGGTGCTACTAATAAAGCCGGTGGAGCTAATCAAGGTGCTACTAATCAAGTAGGTGGTGTAACCGCAAGTGGTACTAAGCAAGGTGCTACTAATAAAGCAGGTGGCGCTAATCAAGGTGCTACCAACCAAGTAGGTGGCGTAACTGCAAGTGGTACTAAACAAGGTGCTACTACTACTAATAAAGCAGGTACTACAGGCACTGCTAATAAAGCTGCAAAAGCAACTATTACTAATAAGACAACTAATAGTGTAACTAAAAATAAAAAGAAGAATAAAAAAAATAAGTAA
- a CDS encoding DUF1657 domain-containing protein, which yields MTVGDQLHQTLTSLEGAKTNLEKFALSTNDKQAQKMYNQAAQQVKGVANQLQGRVNYVEQEEPAYNKRTGATNKAQNKNQQ from the coding sequence ATGACAGTTGGTGATCAATTACACCAGACTTTGACTAGTTTAGAAGGTGCTAAAACTAATCTAGAGAAGTTTGCTTTAAGCACTAATGATAAGCAAGCTCAAAAAATGTATAATCAAGCTGCCCAACAAGTTAAAGGTGTAGCTAACCAATTACAAGGTAGGGTTAATTATGTTGAACAAGAAGAACCTGCTTATAATAAAAGAACAGGCGCTACTAACAAAGCCCAAAATAAAAATCAACAATAA